A single genomic interval of Candidatus Baltobacteraceae bacterium harbors:
- the lonC gene encoding Lon family ATP-dependent protease: protein MASVGENPYVNRFRRKFSSEDEMSRYVAALYDVFAGAIGADKLVLRAGKMNALKMMRSQTLPDRICALQRLVFEDPTLERVTGRAHFRRVIGEIEEQLADLIAQRNVEDAIERKINSKMIERHQEYLKDLKMEALREDTGPETPSTQRKLEDLEALERRGLTASALQLLRPQSLKEIVGQEAAIRSLLAKISSPYPQHVILYGPPGVGKTTVARLALEVAKGRAYTPFAKEAPFVEASGTTLRWDPRETTNPLLGSVHDPIYQGSRREFADSGIPEPKLGLVTRAHGGVLFIDEIGEMDAPLQTRLLKVLEDKRVAFESSYYDESSPNIPAYIKKLFADGAPADFILIGATTREPEDIDAAIRSRCAAVYFEPLTQAQIVSIVTGAVKRLSAKAARGVPALIASYTIEGRKAVQIVADAYGQALYRANEKGAVTLTEDDVRAVVQSSRLVQHTIVKARSVREIGKTFGLGVLHYLGSIIEIEAVAFPAAQNGKGTVRFNDAAGTMAKDSVFNAAAVLRAEAGLDTANYDLHINVIGGGNIDGPSAGLAIFLGLYSALTKTPLPQDIAITGELSIQGKVRPVGGIIEKLYAARQAGMRAIVVPKENVREIDAALAGIEVIAVTSVEQAFRALDLHKKSTRLPSRARRNSLRA, encoded by the coding sequence TTGGCTTCTGTAGGCGAGAATCCGTACGTCAATCGCTTTCGCCGCAAATTCAGCAGCGAAGACGAGATGAGCCGCTATGTGGCGGCCCTTTACGACGTCTTTGCCGGTGCGATCGGCGCCGATAAGCTCGTGCTGCGAGCCGGCAAAATGAACGCGCTCAAAATGATGCGGTCGCAGACCCTGCCCGACCGCATCTGCGCGCTGCAGCGCCTGGTCTTCGAAGATCCCACGCTCGAGCGCGTCACTGGCCGCGCTCATTTTCGGCGCGTGATCGGCGAGATCGAAGAACAGCTGGCCGATCTGATCGCCCAACGCAACGTGGAAGATGCGATCGAGCGCAAGATCAATTCCAAGATGATCGAGCGCCATCAAGAGTACCTCAAGGATCTCAAGATGGAAGCGCTGCGTGAAGATACGGGCCCCGAGACGCCCTCGACGCAGCGCAAGCTCGAGGATCTCGAAGCGCTCGAACGCCGCGGCCTCACCGCATCGGCGCTGCAGTTGCTGCGCCCGCAATCGCTCAAAGAGATCGTGGGACAGGAGGCGGCGATCCGCTCGCTGCTCGCAAAAATTTCCTCGCCCTATCCGCAGCACGTTATTTTGTACGGACCGCCCGGCGTCGGCAAAACGACCGTCGCGCGGCTGGCGCTCGAAGTCGCCAAGGGGCGTGCCTACACGCCGTTTGCGAAAGAGGCGCCGTTCGTGGAAGCCAGCGGCACCACGTTGCGCTGGGATCCGCGCGAGACGACCAATCCGCTGCTCGGCAGCGTTCACGATCCGATCTACCAGGGCAGCCGGCGCGAGTTCGCCGACTCCGGCATTCCCGAGCCCAAGCTCGGCCTGGTGACGCGGGCGCACGGCGGCGTACTTTTCATCGACGAGATCGGCGAGATGGACGCCCCGCTGCAGACGCGGCTGCTCAAAGTGCTCGAAGATAAGCGCGTCGCGTTCGAATCGTCGTACTACGACGAGTCCTCGCCGAACATTCCCGCGTACATTAAAAAACTGTTTGCCGACGGCGCGCCGGCCGATTTCATTTTGATCGGCGCGACGACGCGCGAGCCCGAAGATATCGATGCCGCCATTCGCTCGCGCTGCGCGGCCGTCTACTTCGAGCCGCTCACGCAAGCGCAGATCGTTTCGATCGTGACGGGCGCGGTCAAACGTTTGAGCGCGAAGGCGGCCCGCGGCGTTCCGGCGCTCATCGCATCCTATACCATCGAGGGCCGCAAAGCCGTGCAGATCGTGGCCGACGCATACGGGCAAGCACTGTATCGGGCCAACGAAAAAGGTGCGGTTACGCTCACGGAAGACGACGTGCGAGCGGTCGTGCAGTCCAGCCGTTTAGTGCAGCACACGATCGTGAAAGCCCGCAGCGTGCGGGAGATCGGCAAGACGTTCGGCCTGGGCGTACTGCACTATCTCGGCAGCATCATCGAGATCGAGGCCGTCGCGTTCCCGGCCGCCCAAAACGGCAAAGGCACCGTGCGCTTTAACGACGCCGCAGGCACGATGGCCAAAGACAGCGTCTTCAATGCCGCAGCGGTTTTGCGCGCCGAAGCCGGACTCGACACCGCCAACTACGACTTGCACATCAACGTGATCGGCGGCGGCAACATCGACGGTCCGTCGGCCGGCCTCGCGATCTTTCTGGGACTGTACTCCGCGCTGACCAAGACGCCGCTGCCGCAAGATATCGCGATTACCGGCGAACTCTCGATTCAAGGCAAAGTGCGCCCGGTCGGGGGCATCATCGAAAAACTCTACGCGGCGCGTCAAGCGGGGATGCGCGCCATCGTGGTTCCGAAGGAAAACGTGCGCGAAATCGACGCGGCACTCGCCGGAATCGAGGTGATCGCGGTCACATCGGTAGAGCAAGCGTTCCGTGCCCTGGATCTCCACAAGAAATCCACAAGGCTCCCGTCGCGTGCGCGGCGCAACTCGTTGCGAGCATGA
- the rplI gene encoding 50S ribosomal protein L9, which produces MKVILLDDIKPLGKQGAVVDVAEGYARNFLLPRNLATEASKGALAILNDQKKAQNRRDAQALAETKELATLLESKPVSVSAKAGGNGKLFGAVTNADVADAIAHAFSVSVDKHKIEIKSSIKALGTYPVEIRLGKNIVAKTSVTVVSAQSQ; this is translated from the coding sequence TTGAAAGTCATTCTCCTAGACGATATCAAACCGCTCGGCAAGCAAGGTGCGGTCGTCGACGTCGCCGAGGGATACGCGCGCAACTTTTTGTTGCCGCGCAACCTCGCGACCGAGGCGAGCAAGGGCGCACTTGCCATTCTCAACGACCAGAAAAAAGCGCAGAATAGACGCGACGCGCAGGCTCTCGCCGAAACGAAAGAGCTTGCGACATTGTTAGAGAGCAAGCCGGTCTCGGTCAGCGCCAAAGCCGGCGGTAACGGCAAGCTGTTCGGCGCGGTGACCAACGCCGACGTTGCCGATGCGATCGCACACGCGTTCTCCGTCTCGGTCGACAAACACAAGATCGAGATCAAGAGTTCGATCAAAGCGCTCGGCACCTATCCGGTCGAGATTCGTCTCGGCAAGAATATCGTCGCTAAGACCTCCGTCACCGTCGTCTCGGCACAGTCACAGTAA
- the rpsR gene encoding 30S ribosomal protein S18 yields MATKPKTKRAPKERRTKKKPCTFCADKAIDINYKDVGRLKKYVSERGKILPRRISGNCAKHQRLLTVAVKRARVIAFLPFVTE; encoded by the coding sequence ATGGCGACCAAACCTAAGACCAAGCGTGCGCCCAAAGAGCGCCGCACCAAGAAGAAGCCGTGTACGTTCTGCGCCGATAAGGCGATCGACATCAACTATAAAGATGTTGGCCGGCTCAAGAAATACGTCTCGGAGCGCGGAAAGATTCTGCCCCGTCGTATCTCCGGAAACTGCGCGAAGCACCAGCGTCTGCTCACCGTTGCCGTCAAGCGAGCGCGCGTCATCGCATTTCTTCCGTTCGTAACGGAGTAA